In a single window of the Thermofilum uzonense genome:
- a CDS encoding helicase HerA domain-containing protein, protein MQSLRHLLEKRYVMVLAGDVIPVLSPLAVVPPREEGQGILLGVDDKGRNIYLNPYSLPNVHGVILGTSGSGKSTLSRHIILEAREKGVKAWVIDPHGEEAYKRLFDNSIKMTVDKINILSIPGWSHEEYASELSRYIELIYAYYGSRNVIRKLILRCLKEGSLSPMEKFVDEDPDISRLYDDLIRIHGDAPTIAELSDRDIYFYFPTMVSQEIGRLSIQVLLLLLQGYRRSQGVKKRLEQIIILEEAHLFSKYLLSLYKEIRKWGYSLIAISQLPREFDIRLYQLAGFVLVLSGSESYIRDIAALFSITNDEKDHVLFASRGTALFFRQGDPRPRKVFLRIREEAFS, encoded by the coding sequence GTGCAATCACTACGCCATTTACTCGAGAAGAGGTACGTTATGGTTCTAGCGGGTGATGTGATACCCGTGCTCTCTCCGCTGGCTGTAGTACCACCTCGTGAAGAAGGACAAGGAATATTATTAGGCGTTGATGACAAGGGGAGGAATATATATCTTAATCCTTACAGTCTACCCAACGTACATGGTGTAATACTTGGAACGAGTGGTAGTGGAAAGTCGACGCTTTCAAGGCATATAATTTTGGAGGCACGCGAGAAAGGGGTCAAGGCCTGGGTAATCGATCCTCATGGCGAGGAGGCATACAAACGATTATTTGATAATTCAATAAAAATGACAGTTGATAAGATAAACATTCTAAGTATACCCGGCTGGTCACACGAAGAGTATGCAAGCGAGCTCAGCAGGTATATCGAGTTAATCTATGCATACTATGGGTCTAGAAACGTGATCAGAAAACTCATACTTAGATGTCTCAAAGAGGGATCGCTTTCTCCCATGGAAAAATTTGTGGACGAGGATCCCGATATAAGTCGGCTCTATGATGATTTAATAAGAATTCACGGGGACGCTCCAACGATCGCAGAGCTCTCCGATAGGGACATCTATTTCTATTTTCCAACTATGGTCTCCCAAGAAATAGGGAGACTTTCAATACAAGTCTTACTCTTACTACTACAGGGCTACCGCCGCTCACAAGGGGTAAAGAAAAGATTAGAACAGATCATAATTCTAGAGGAAGCGCACTTGTTCTCCAAATATCTACTATCGCTCTATAAGGAAATCCGAAAGTGGGGGTATAGTCTTATAGCTATTTCGCAGCTTCCGCGAGAGTTTGACATCAGATTATATCAATTAGCTGGTTTTGTCTTGGTCCTCAGTGGATCTGAGAGCTATATTAGGGACATCGCAGCTCTATTCTCCATAACAAACGACGAAAAAGACCACGTCTTGTTTGCGTCGCGGGGTACCGCACTCTTCTTCAGACAAGGAGATCCAAGACCACGGAAAGTATTTCTTAGAATTCGTGAAGAGGCATTTTCTTAG
- a CDS encoding TRM11 family SAM-dependent methyltransferase: protein MLEEYVYRSATLQDVFLVIKHVDLSGCLDFMDLLCTKGTGIKVENPVIRVLSIDKLSKLPSITGSLTCLEDILSIADQLSFSKIYPYEGRPHLIINCLEKKGYLGVFLKRMRRDRFIYRSPEKRAFMQYSALSPRMALFMVNLSTRAKGRKKPMTFLDPFCGSGGVLIEAALLGYYAVGLEIFYKPVRGARRNVIQLNLYTNVDLILADASLPPFREKSFDAIAFDPPYGRLSPVKGRESVDPLINFLSSVRYILKKNGSCIFLYPSGRETDRLTKMGFTEECKIFEHSRLTRSLWCLRDERQGHVLGS from the coding sequence ATGCTTGAGGAGTATGTATACAGGTCGGCGACACTTCAGGATGTATTTTTGGTCATAAAACATGTAGACCTTTCAGGTTGCCTTGACTTTATGGATTTACTCTGTACTAAAGGAACAGGAATAAAAGTTGAAAACCCAGTGATAAGAGTGCTAAGCATAGACAAGTTGTCAAAGTTACCTTCCATAACAGGTTCACTAACATGCCTTGAAGATATTCTCTCAATAGCTGACCAGCTTTCCTTTAGTAAAATTTATCCCTATGAGGGAAGACCTCACCTAATTATAAATTGTCTCGAGAAAAAAGGTTATCTGGGAGTCTTCCTGAAGAGGATGAGAAGGGATAGATTTATCTACCGATCACCCGAGAAGAGAGCGTTCATGCAGTATTCAGCTCTTTCACCAAGGATGGCTCTTTTCATGGTAAATTTATCCACGAGGGCTAAGGGTAGGAAAAAGCCCATGACTTTTCTGGATCCTTTCTGCGGCTCTGGCGGCGTCCTGATAGAGGCTGCTTTGCTAGGTTATTATGCCGTAGGACTGGAAATATTCTACAAACCTGTTAGAGGGGCCCGTCGTAATGTTATTCAGTTAAATCTTTACACAAATGTGGATCTTATATTAGCGGATGCATCACTTCCACCCTTTAGAGAGAAATCGTTTGATGCGATAGCCTTTGATCCTCCTTATGGACGACTTTCCCCGGTGAAGGGGCGAGAGTCTGTTGATCCTCTAATAAATTTTCTTTCCTCTGTAAGGTATATATTGAAGAAAAACGGCTCCTGTATATTCCTTTATCCAAGTGGACGTGAGACGGACAGGTTGACTAAAATGGGATTTACGGAAGAGTGTAAAATATTCGAGCACTCAAGGTTGACAAGATCTTTGTGGTGCTTGCGTGATGAGCGCCAGGGTCATGTTCTGGGGAGTTAG
- a CDS encoding ParA family protein, with the protein MTLVVATVSGHKGGTGKTVVASLLSYHLSTRIGEKVLVIDLGEAGSSTTLLLEEDPGPPYISDFFLGRATWSDVIVVSNLSDNLMIVPCSGEVGPVDPTSLEYLIDRTSKHFEYIILDLPAYPGSLYDPVVGLAEVIITVFNPDFLSFQAVSTWLKRRDFFRRKLILPLLNKYFLFMGDWKDLARDEFGTVFTMPFDAALQFSFARNIGEAYKNASNRVKKDLEVLTYRLQKPLLKVTG; encoded by the coding sequence ATGACCTTAGTAGTAGCTACAGTTTCTGGACATAAAGGTGGTACCGGCAAGACTGTCGTGGCTTCTCTCTTGAGCTACCATCTATCGACACGCATCGGGGAGAAAGTACTGGTTATAGATCTAGGAGAAGCAGGCAGCAGTACGACACTTCTCCTCGAGGAGGACCCAGGACCTCCATACATAAGCGATTTTTTCCTAGGCAGAGCCACATGGTCTGATGTTATAGTCGTTTCAAACTTGTCAGATAACTTGATGATTGTTCCATGCAGTGGAGAAGTGGGCCCTGTTGATCCCACGTCGCTTGAATACCTAATTGATAGGACTTCAAAACACTTCGAGTATATAATATTGGATTTGCCGGCATACCCTGGAAGCTTGTACGACCCAGTGGTAGGATTAGCCGAAGTTATTATCACAGTGTTTAACCCGGATTTTCTATCATTCCAGGCGGTATCCACATGGCTTAAACGTCGAGATTTTTTCAGGAGGAAGCTTATCCTGCCTTTGTTAAACAAGTACTTTCTCTTCATGGGGGACTGGAAAGATCTCGCCCGGGATGAATTTGGAACAGTGTTCACAATGCCCTTCGATGCCGCCCTGCAGTTTTCATTTGCAAGAAATATTGGTGAAGCCTACAAGAACGCCAGTAACCGTGTCAAAAAAGACCTTGAGGTATTGACTTACAGACTCCAGAAGCCCTTACTTAAGGTGACTGGCTAA
- a CDS encoding RNA-binding domain-containing protein produces the protein MRVTARAPLYATESEEKVLKAIRNVLDFNKDECHVDRYDKYQEVVCSAESPRPLERLAYLLRSQRILDAARSYILRGRSENVFKFHLNKQAAFQGRVSFCSFEIGESPLGAITLMIDIGECNPELFINWIAPETKEGKPINEEATFRCV, from the coding sequence ATGCGCGTAACGGCTCGTGCACCATTATATGCAACAGAGTCCGAAGAGAAGGTTCTAAAAGCCATTCGTAACGTACTAGACTTTAATAAGGACGAATGTCACGTGGATCGGTACGATAAGTACCAGGAAGTGGTATGTTCTGCTGAGTCTCCCAGACCCCTAGAGAGACTGGCTTACCTATTGAGATCCCAGAGAATTCTTGACGCAGCCCGGAGTTACATTTTAAGGGGGAGAAGTGAAAACGTCTTCAAGTTCCACTTGAATAAACAGGCAGCTTTTCAGGGGCGTGTCAGCTTTTGCTCATTCGAGATAGGTGAGAGTCCCCTAGGAGCTATTACTCTGATGATAGACATAGGCGAATGTAATCCCGAGCTTTTTATAAACTGGATAGCGCCTGAAACTAAAGAAGGAAAACCCATCAATGAAGAAGCAACTTTTCGATGTGTCTGA
- a CDS encoding class I SAM-dependent methyltransferase: MSLSYDDLAPLYDELYGEEQGRKNFIAYGFLEGSKKILDVGCGTGILGEMLKKAEYYLCLDLSKGMLRIFKGKNHRVISDALRADAKILPIRDNAFEAAACITVLHEVPEAIREIHRVLKPAGIAVISIKKKLTKIVSLEGFSIQKLIESAGDEIFVVTAVKQMPSHHSSE; the protein is encoded by the coding sequence ATGTCTCTCTCGTATGACGATCTTGCCCCCCTCTATGACGAGCTTTATGGCGAAGAGCAAGGCAGGAAGAATTTTATAGCCTATGGATTTTTAGAGGGTTCAAAAAAGATACTTGATGTGGGTTGTGGTACTGGAATCCTTGGTGAAATGCTCAAAAAGGCTGAATACTACCTATGCCTAGACCTTTCTAAAGGAATGCTTAGAATATTCAAAGGCAAAAATCATCGCGTTATCTCAGATGCTCTGCGCGCGGACGCCAAGATACTTCCTATCCGAGATAATGCCTTTGAAGCTGCAGCCTGCATAACCGTTCTCCACGAGGTTCCGGAAGCAATAAGGGAGATTCATAGGGTGCTGAAACCAGCTGGAATTGCTGTCATCTCCATAAAGAAAAAACTTACCAAGATTGTTTCCCTTGAAGGCTTCTCGATTCAAAAGCTTATTGAGAGTGCGGGTGATGAAATCTTCGTTGTCACGGCGGTCAAACAAATGCCTTCTCATCATTCTTCAGAATAA
- a CDS encoding winged helix-turn-helix transcriptional regulator, giving the protein MELDGAGLEREVEEKVQHVLKGVSETLEKYVKERNLSIVEAKELLESLEPSFKIITKKWGLLILYTLLLMGPSSFSKLHEVTGVNKRSLSTRLKELEKGGFIKRTVRTEPPISTHYTLTQTGRDTALLMIPLIYYVSKKMPLHEF; this is encoded by the coding sequence ATGGAGTTAGATGGAGCTGGGCTTGAACGGGAAGTTGAAGAAAAGGTTCAGCATGTGTTAAAGGGTGTTTCAGAAACTCTGGAAAAATATGTCAAGGAAAGGAACCTTTCAATAGTTGAAGCAAAGGAGCTGTTGGAGTCCTTAGAGCCAAGCTTTAAAATCATTACGAAGAAGTGGGGGCTTCTAATCCTCTACACTCTTCTCCTAATGGGTCCTTCCTCGTTTAGCAAACTACACGAAGTTACAGGAGTAAACAAAAGAAGTCTTTCAACTAGGCTGAAGGAGCTTGAGAAGGGAGGATTCATTAAAAGAACTGTTAGGACAGAGCCTCCGATTTCGACGCATTATACTCTCACACAGACAGGACGAGACACTGCATTACTTATGATTCCTCTCATCTACTATGTATCTAAGAAAATGCCTCTTCACGAATTCTAA
- a CDS encoding Gfo/Idh/MocA family protein, translating into MSLNVAVVGVGRWGVNHVRVLSLLQSHLVGRLVVVDSDISRASQVAKTYHADTFYGSVEELSRREKDLDAVIVVVPTIYHYKVVDKLLDNYDVFVEKPLAETIEQGFNLVQKARRLGRVLAVGHIERFNPIVLVSRRMLEQLNGKILSFEAKRLGPGPARSYSLNLGVAHDLLVHDLDVSVFLLGNLPSKVYAQTFRTNDFPYEVEVEAVYQYPGGKTAHLIASWRTSPKYKHRSFSVRTEDFILTADYILRRINIDNGIDSIDVQKIKTAIHNEVTSIEISYLQEEPLKLELIDFLESVSTRRKPIVSALEGYIALKGVVKALESAVKEAPVEISWEELANIMDTV; encoded by the coding sequence ATGAGTTTGAATGTAGCTGTCGTTGGGGTAGGAAGGTGGGGTGTAAACCACGTCAGGGTTTTATCGCTTTTACAATCCCATCTAGTTGGAAGACTCGTAGTAGTAGATTCTGATATTTCACGTGCCAGCCAAGTAGCCAAAACTTATCATGCAGACACATTTTACGGTAGTGTCGAAGAATTGTCTAGGAGGGAGAAGGATCTTGACGCGGTCATTGTCGTTGTTCCAACAATCTACCATTACAAGGTTGTAGATAAATTGCTTGACAACTATGACGTTTTTGTTGAGAAGCCCCTTGCTGAAACGATAGAGCAGGGGTTCAACTTAGTCCAAAAAGCTAGAAGGCTTGGGAGAGTCCTTGCTGTGGGGCATATAGAGCGCTTTAATCCCATCGTGCTTGTTTCTCGAAGAATGCTTGAACAACTCAATGGAAAAATACTTTCGTTCGAGGCTAAAAGGCTTGGACCGGGTCCTGCGAGAAGCTATTCGCTCAACCTAGGTGTTGCACACGATCTTCTAGTACATGACCTCGATGTTTCCGTTTTTCTCTTGGGAAACTTACCAAGCAAAGTCTATGCGCAAACTTTCCGCACGAATGATTTTCCATATGAAGTTGAAGTCGAAGCAGTTTATCAATATCCTGGTGGGAAGACGGCACACCTTATCGCTAGTTGGAGGACAAGCCCAAAGTATAAACATCGAAGCTTCTCCGTTAGAACAGAGGACTTCATTCTCACTGCAGACTATATTCTCAGAAGGATAAATATAGACAACGGAATCGACTCTATCGATGTACAAAAGATAAAGACTGCTATACACAATGAAGTTACAAGCATAGAGATATCCTATTTACAGGAGGAACCGCTTAAGCTTGAACTTATAGACTTCTTAGAGTCTGTCTCCACAAGAAGAAAACCGATAGTCTCAGCGTTGGAAGGATATATTGCGCTCAAAGGTGTTGTAAAAGCCTTAGAATCAGCTGTCAAAGAGGCTCCTGTTGAAATCTCATGGGAAGAGCTCGCGAATATTATGGACACTGTTTAA
- a CDS encoding geranylgeranyl reductase family protein, which translates to MKYDAIVVGAGPAGLMFARKLAEKGFKVSVLEKNETLSVKPCGEGISSRVITTAEISQSDANRFISRSIRGAIVVAPNGKQLSITSEGDLGYIIDKRNFLRVLGEYAASAGADIFMREQVKQATVTGGLVRVTARTLTVEAPLLVGADGYLSFTSRAFGLERQAERKVIPTVQYLMTNVSLDNPDYTYFYIGNEVAPKGYVWIFPKDGTLANVGIGVQGSAPKIYLDKFIKEHQEIFAKSKIIEFKGAAVTIGGMLERIVTDHVMLIGEAAGQVIPLTGGGIHTSIAGGKIAAEVASKALELDDFSAKTLGEYVSKYNEYWGKRIKDSLKGLNVIEKLSDEELNQLAEILSPEDVVNLANGENVVQVATKLLRHPIFSLKVAKALLS; encoded by the coding sequence ATGAAGTACGACGCCATAGTTGTCGGCGCCGGGCCCGCAGGCCTCATGTTTGCTAGGAAACTGGCCGAGAAAGGGTTCAAGGTCTCTGTTCTTGAAAAGAATGAAACACTATCGGTTAAGCCCTGCGGTGAAGGTATTAGTTCGAGAGTTATCACTACCGCTGAGATCTCCCAGTCGGATGCAAATCGTTTCATCTCAAGATCTATCAGGGGTGCTATAGTAGTTGCACCAAACGGCAAACAGCTGAGCATAACGTCCGAGGGCGACTTGGGATATATCATAGACAAAAGGAACTTTTTAAGAGTATTAGGCGAGTACGCTGCCTCGGCTGGAGCTGACATCTTTATGCGGGAACAAGTCAAACAAGCTACGGTCACTGGTGGTTTAGTTAGGGTCACTGCAAGAACCCTTACTGTGGAGGCACCACTCCTCGTAGGTGCTGATGGATATCTATCATTTACCTCAAGGGCTTTCGGTTTAGAGAGACAAGCCGAGAGAAAAGTGATACCCACCGTCCAATATCTGATGACTAACGTTTCTCTTGATAACCCGGACTACACATACTTCTACATAGGGAATGAGGTGGCTCCAAAAGGCTACGTGTGGATTTTCCCCAAAGATGGCACGCTCGCAAACGTTGGCATTGGGGTTCAGGGCTCTGCTCCAAAGATTTACCTGGACAAATTCATAAAGGAACACCAGGAGATCTTTGCTAAATCCAAGATAATCGAGTTCAAAGGAGCAGCTGTGACAATTGGAGGAATGCTAGAACGGATTGTTACGGATCATGTCATGCTTATCGGAGAAGCAGCCGGGCAGGTCATACCTTTGACGGGGGGCGGCATCCATACTTCGATTGCTGGTGGAAAGATAGCGGCTGAGGTCGCTTCAAAAGCACTTGAGCTTGATGACTTTTCCGCAAAAACACTAGGTGAATACGTCTCAAAGTATAACGAGTACTGGGGTAAAAGGATAAAGGACAGCCTAAAAGGACTTAATGTAATTGAAAAACTCAGTGATGAAGAGCTAAATCAGCTCGCCGAGATACTCTCGCCAGAAGACGTTGTAAACCTAGCAAATGGAGAAAACGTTGTACAAGTTGCCACAAAACTTCTCAGACATCCTATCTTCAGCCTAAAGGTCGCGAAAGCCCTCCTCTCATAA
- a CDS encoding MBL fold metallo-hydrolase has translation MSARVMFWGVSSTRPFKDRLPPCIIVKINTRLIVLDAGELCQGAFEYFRLSHNSPLSILISHLHGDHVYGLAPLIESLQLAGRKTPIEVVGPLGLEEIIPLRNIAKANFTIRVIELSSPEGVFTIDDKEGIRAVYVQSPHSHVSYSYIIETKEKIRLNGEKLQREGIPGRLRRRLIEKGYVRFRGRQYQLEDFISEKIPGLKIAYSGDTLPNARFGAKSYRADLLIHESTFAFQDREGREEVAHSSASEAAYLARLAKVNVLVLTHFSTRYTDLSLLLEEARLIFARSILAQKGLIIEIFVKRPRLIRVIFPPPST, from the coding sequence ATGAGCGCCAGGGTCATGTTCTGGGGAGTTAGTAGCACAAGACCCTTTAAAGACAGATTGCCCCCTTGCATAATTGTTAAGATAAATACTAGGTTAATAGTGCTTGATGCTGGCGAATTATGTCAGGGGGCCTTTGAATACTTTCGACTAAGCCACAACTCTCCTTTAAGCATTCTTATCTCTCATCTGCATGGTGATCACGTCTACGGCTTAGCTCCTTTGATTGAATCCCTGCAACTGGCAGGGAGGAAGACCCCGATTGAGGTGGTAGGACCTCTAGGACTAGAAGAAATTATACCTTTAAGAAACATAGCTAAAGCAAATTTTACTATAAGAGTAATCGAGCTGTCATCTCCTGAAGGCGTATTCACGATAGATGATAAAGAGGGAATCCGAGCCGTTTATGTTCAGAGCCCTCACTCACATGTATCCTACTCCTATATAATCGAAACAAAGGAAAAGATAAGGTTGAATGGTGAAAAACTTCAAAGAGAAGGTATACCGGGCAGGCTGCGCCGTAGATTAATCGAGAAAGGCTATGTACGTTTTCGAGGTAGACAATACCAGCTAGAAGATTTTATCTCGGAGAAGATTCCAGGATTAAAGATCGCTTATAGTGGCGACACCTTACCGAATGCAAGGTTCGGTGCGAAGAGTTACCGTGCCGACCTACTTATCCATGAAAGCACTTTTGCATTTCAAGATAGAGAGGGAAGAGAGGAAGTTGCACACTCCTCGGCTAGCGAGGCAGCATACCTGGCACGTCTGGCCAAAGTAAACGTTTTAGTATTAACACATTTCAGCACCCGATACACTGATCTTTCCCTCCTCCTTGAAGAGGCAAGGCTTATTTTTGCACGCTCAATATTAGCTCAAAAAGGCCTGATAATTGAAATTTTTGTGAAGCGTCCTCGACTGATCCGTGTTATCTTCCCTCCGCCTAGTACGTAG
- a CDS encoding AAA family ATPase, whose amino-acid sequence MTLRLCSIEKLLLVTGLPGSGKSIFGKTASRRGIPVINMGDIVREHARERGLKVTDQNLGTIATELRQKLGKAAIAIIAFEKACQTGRKLAVIEGLRSLEELDYFRGKVPKYVLVAFHASPSTRFKRLLSRGREDDPKTWEEFELRDRRELDFGIGSVIALADIMVVNENITLEQLSAVVENLLESIIEG is encoded by the coding sequence GTGACGTTACGTTTGTGCAGTATAGAGAAGCTATTGCTTGTGACAGGCTTGCCTGGTTCAGGAAAAAGCATTTTTGGAAAAACAGCATCTCGTAGGGGAATACCAGTAATAAACATGGGCGATATTGTACGAGAACACGCGCGTGAAAGGGGTCTAAAGGTTACTGATCAAAACTTAGGAACCATAGCAACCGAGTTACGTCAAAAGCTAGGAAAAGCCGCGATTGCCATCATAGCCTTTGAGAAAGCCTGTCAAACTGGGAGAAAGCTAGCAGTAATCGAGGGGCTTCGAAGTCTCGAGGAACTCGACTACTTCAGGGGGAAGGTTCCCAAATATGTTCTGGTGGCGTTTCACGCGTCACCGAGTACAAGGTTTAAGCGTCTATTAAGCCGTGGTAGGGAGGATGATCCCAAAACTTGGGAGGAATTTGAGTTGAGGGATAGACGTGAGCTCGACTTCGGTATAGGATCTGTAATAGCACTTGCTGACATAATGGTGGTGAACGAGAATATTACTCTAGAGCAACTTTCAGCTGTAGTTGAAAATTTACTTGAAAGTATAATTGAGGGGTAA
- a CDS encoding DUF373 family protein, protein MNGGEERILVLCVDRDNDVGDVLGISTPVMGEENILRTALEYILRRPEDSDSNALFAAVQTYRELVNKGYKDRVEIALLAGETQEGVEADIKILRELDQILSKEKFTGAILVSDGPTDEAVAPLIQSRLPLISIRRVIVQQSRGVEETFVLLVNYVRKLFMEEKYRRFSLGLTGVFLIVYVFLSTLLPQFLWPIILGFTGLVLVVKGYNLDETLRGIYSSKPITFAALILSALLVLLGTIQGVSVLVQNIPKGFFAALGDMMLASIGAQLITTDLFVLAAALPIFGRIVDTFISYKPPRVSDAFALMTILISRQLLVEVAKYLSGGGDIRGVLTWSFIVLGFIVFFVSILPLERRGKG, encoded by the coding sequence GTGAATGGTGGGGAGGAGAGAATACTCGTACTCTGCGTTGATCGAGACAATGACGTAGGCGATGTTCTAGGTATATCTACCCCTGTGATGGGCGAGGAGAATATCTTGAGAACGGCATTAGAATATATTTTGCGCCGCCCCGAGGACTCAGATTCAAATGCATTATTCGCAGCAGTCCAAACATACCGAGAACTAGTAAACAAGGGGTACAAAGATAGAGTCGAGATAGCCCTTTTAGCAGGTGAGACGCAAGAGGGGGTTGAGGCAGACATTAAAATACTACGAGAGCTCGACCAAATTCTTTCCAAAGAGAAGTTTACAGGAGCTATATTAGTCTCAGATGGACCAACTGATGAGGCAGTTGCACCTTTAATTCAGTCAAGGCTCCCATTGATCTCGATACGGAGAGTAATCGTCCAACAGTCTAGAGGGGTAGAAGAGACTTTTGTTCTCCTCGTTAATTATGTAAGGAAGTTATTCATGGAAGAAAAATATCGTAGGTTTTCACTCGGTCTCACAGGGGTTTTTCTAATAGTATATGTTTTCCTTTCAACACTGCTACCCCAGTTTCTCTGGCCTATTATCCTTGGCTTCACAGGATTAGTTTTAGTTGTGAAGGGCTACAACCTTGATGAGACCCTGCGTGGAATCTATTCCTCTAAGCCAATAACCTTTGCCGCGCTCATACTTTCTGCACTGCTGGTTTTGCTTGGAACAATACAAGGTGTTTCTGTTCTTGTACAAAACATCCCTAAGGGGTTTTTCGCTGCACTGGGAGATATGATGCTGGCATCTATTGGAGCGCAGTTAATTACTACGGATCTTTTCGTTTTAGCTGCAGCTCTCCCAATATTTGGAAGAATCGTAGATACCTTTATATCTTATAAACCTCCGCGAGTCTCAGATGCATTTGCATTGATGACAATCCTAATCTCTAGGCAGTTACTCGTTGAAGTGGCTAAGTACCTATCCGGTGGAGGCGACATCCGTGGAGTTTTGACGTGGTCCTTTATTGTGCTAGGATTCATTGTGTTTTTCGTATCCATATTACCTCTCGAGAGACGTGGCAAGGGGTGA
- the thsB gene encoding thermosome subunit beta codes for MASVAQLGGVPVLILKEGASRQAGREAIRLNIMVARAISETIKTTLGPKGMDKMLIDTLGDITISNDGATILDEMDVQHPVAKLMVEVAKAQDKEVGDGTTTAVVLTGELLKEAEKLLDRNIHPTIIVGGYKKAMEKAREVIRQKAIKVSLDDVETLKKVASTSMRSKAVAALRDYFAELAVKAVKQVAEEVDGKVIVDIDNIQIIKKKGGAFLDTQLIYGIIVDKEVVHPAMPKRVENAKIALLDAPLEVEKTEIDAEIRISSPDQMQQFLEEEEKILKEMVDKIKESGANVVFCQKGIDDVAQYYLARAGILAVRRVKKSDMEKLARATGAKILTRVEDISPEALGTARLVEERKVADEKMVFVEGCPNPKSVTILVRGGFERAVDEAERSIKDALYAVADVLKHPYIVPGGGAIEAEIAKELRKYATEVSGKEQLAVEAFANALESIPRTLAENAGLDPIDVIADLTAAHQDPSKWGYGVDVNNGGVADMISQGIFEPASVKDHAIKVATEAASMILRIDDIISASKLESKKEEKKGKEEGEEKSEFD; via the coding sequence ATGGCCTCGGTAGCTCAATTGGGAGGGGTTCCTGTACTAATACTCAAGGAAGGAGCTTCTAGACAGGCTGGGCGAGAGGCCATACGTCTAAACATAATGGTTGCCAGGGCAATCTCAGAGACTATAAAGACTACACTTGGACCTAAAGGCATGGACAAGATGCTAATCGATACTCTTGGTGATATCACAATATCTAATGATGGAGCTACCATCCTTGATGAGATGGATGTACAGCATCCTGTTGCAAAGCTTATGGTGGAAGTTGCCAAGGCTCAGGACAAGGAAGTAGGCGATGGTACCACTACTGCTGTTGTCCTGACTGGAGAGCTATTAAAAGAGGCTGAAAAGCTTCTAGACAGAAACATTCATCCAACGATTATAGTGGGCGGTTACAAAAAAGCAATGGAAAAGGCTCGCGAGGTAATTAGGCAGAAAGCCATAAAGGTCAGTCTCGACGACGTCGAGACTCTGAAGAAAGTTGCGTCCACCTCTATGAGGAGCAAAGCCGTAGCTGCGCTAAGAGACTATTTTGCGGAGCTCGCTGTAAAAGCTGTTAAGCAGGTCGCAGAAGAGGTTGATGGAAAAGTTATTGTAGATATCGACAACATTCAAATTATAAAGAAGAAGGGAGGAGCCTTCCTAGACACTCAGCTTATCTATGGCATAATTGTAGACAAGGAGGTTGTACATCCAGCCATGCCTAAGAGGGTTGAGAACGCGAAAATAGCGCTTCTAGACGCCCCGCTCGAGGTTGAGAAAACCGAGATAGATGCAGAGATACGTATTTCCTCTCCTGACCAGATGCAACAGTTCTTGGAAGAAGAAGAGAAGATACTGAAAGAAATGGTTGACAAGATTAAGGAGAGTGGTGCTAATGTTGTTTTCTGTCAGAAGGGTATTGATGATGTTGCTCAGTATTATCTTGCCAGGGCTGGTATTCTTGCTGTGAGGCGTGTTAAGAAGAGTGATATGGAGAAGCTTGCCCGTGCTACTGGTGCTAAGATACTTACAAGGGTTGAGGATATTTCTCCAGAGGCTCTCGGCACTGCAAGGCTCGTGGAGGAGAGGAAGGTCGCGGACGAGAAGATGGTCTTCGTTGAAGGCTGCCCCAACCCCAAGAGCGTGACAATACTCGTCAGAGGCGGTTTCGAAAGGGCTGTCGACGAGGCTGAGCGCTCCATCAAAGACGCCCTTTACGCTGTAGCAGATGTCCTGAAGCATCCGTACATAGTTCCTGGAGGTGGAGCTATAGAGGCCGAGATTGCGAAGGAACTCAGGAAGTATGCTACAGAGGTTAGCGGCAAGGAGCAATTAGCCGTAGAGGCCTTTGCCAATGCTTTAGAATCTATTCCGAGGACACTGGCTGAAAATGCTGGCTTAGATCCTATCGACGTCATAGCCGATTTAACAGCGGCTCACCAGGATCCATCTAAGTGGGGCTACGGCGTTGACGTGAATAACGGAGGTGTAGCCGATATGATTTCACAGGGAATCTTTGAGCCGGCCAGTGTCAAAGACCACGCGATAAAAGTTGCGACTGAGGCCGCCTCAATGATTCTGAGAATAGACGATATAATAAGTGCCTCCAAGCTTGAAAGCAAGAAAGAAGAGAAGAAGGGCAAAGAGGAAGGGGAAGAGAAAAGCGAGTTCGATTAG